The DNA segment GCTCCGACATACACAGGGAGTTAATGCACGAGATCATCGAAGAGATAGAGGCAGTCCCTGAAACTGTCGAAGACGAAGCATATCTTTTATTGCTTAATATCGACACAGGCCTGGAACAATTATTATCCGGAGGCAAGACCCGTGAGCTAAGGGTGTTCGGTAAAGCGGGCGGTTTCCCCATCTCGGGAACGATCGACGAGATCTCAATATCGGGGAACAGGACGTTCGTACTTGACCATAAGACAAGAAGGACGCCCAGAATGCCTTCTCCCGCAGCCATTAAGACCACGCAGGTCCAGGTCATGCTCTATAGAAAAATGCTCCAGGACTTGAAAGATGGGATATATGCATACGATGATCTTATCACAGACTTAAAACTGCCTGTCCCCGGTGAAATATCGCCCGGATTTATCAAAGAGTTAGGATCAGGCGGGGTCAAGGTCGATTGTATGTCTGTCGAAGAAATTTGCGGAAGGGTCTTTGACAGGTTTAGAAGGATACCGGAGCTATCTGACAGCATGATAATCAGATACATATATCAGGGCACAAAGGAGCATATCGGCGATAAGATCATAGAGTACGATCCCGTGTCACTGGAAAGTAAAATAGCATATGCAGGCCTTTTTTGGGAAGGAAAAAGAAAAGCTTTCAGGGTAAAGCAGTCCGAGAGATGGAAATGCAGCTATTGCGAGTATAATGACGGAAGATGCGTAGAATAGTAAAACATCGTTGTGAGCCATTAGTCTTTATTGTTTATAGTTCCTATTGGCTTGTCCCGTAAATGCATAGTTTAATAATATCT comes from the Methanooceanicella nereidis genome and includes:
- a CDS encoding PD-(D/E)XK nuclease family protein; amino-acid sequence: MPVPVLEKYGKSRLRVTDISQQFWCERQVELSLEFPREETPETIAGSDIHRELMHEIIEEIEAVPETVEDEAYLLLLNIDTGLEQLLSGGKTRELRVFGKAGGFPISGTIDEISISGNRTFVLDHKTRRTPRMPSPAAIKTTQVQVMLYRKMLQDLKDGIYAYDDLITDLKLPVPGEISPGFIKELGSGGVKVDCMSVEEICGRVFDRFRRIPELSDSMIIRYIYQGTKEHIGDKIIEYDPVSLESKIAYAGLFWEGKRKAFRVKQSERWKCSYCEYNDGRCVE